A genomic segment from Bacteroidia bacterium encodes:
- a CDS encoding gliding motility-associated C-terminal domain-containing protein: protein SMIIVITDDFTFYAPNAFTPNGDGFNEAWVPEGIGIDRDKFQMWIFDRWGNLIWQTNVWGKPWDGTANGGSEIVQEDVYVWKVQLHDVFGRKHQFVGHVSVIK from the coding sequence ATTCGATGATTATTGTGATCACTGACGACTTCACTTTCTATGCGCCCAATGCCTTTACACCCAATGGTGACGGCTTTAACGAGGCCTGGGTACCCGAGGGAATCGGAATAGACAGGGACAAGTTCCAGATGTGGATCTTTGACCGCTGGGGCAATCTGATCTGGCAGACCAACGTGTGGGGAAAGCCCTGGGACGGAACGGCCAACGGAGGTTCCGAGATTGTGCAGGAAGACGTATATGTGTGGAAGGTTCAACTCCACGATGTATTCGGCCGCAAGCACCAGTTTGTGGGGCATGTGAGCGTGATCAAGTAA